The segment ctagacacacatacatactgagAAGTGTCTTAACAGTGTGGAGAACAACGCAAATATTAATTGGGATCGTTTGTAGGATAGAACATTGACTGTACAGGAGAAAAGCTGCTAAACTTTGTGCTCTCACCCATGAGAATGCATAACCCTGGACCTGCAAGGTTAGGAGATTTAGGACCCAGTTGCAGGATACCAACtcactctacactcactgtccattttatcagctccacttaccatatagaagcactttgtagttctacaattactgactgtagtctgtctatTTCTCTtcatcatgctgttcttcaatggtcaggacccccacaggaccaccacagagcaggtattatttaggtggtggatcattctcagcactgcagtgacacggacatggtggtggtgtgttagtgtgtgttgtgctggtatgagtggatcagacacagcagcactgctggagtttttaaataccgtgtccactcactgtccactctattagacactcctacctatttggtccaccttgtagatgtaaagtcagagacgatcgctcatctattgctgctgtttgagtcgctcatcttctagacttttatcagtgatcacaggatgctgcccacggggcgccgttggctggatatttttggttggtggacgattctcagtccagcagtgacagtgaggtgtttaaaaaactccatcagcgctgctgtgtctgatccactcataccagcacaacacacactaacacaccaccaccatgtcagtgtcactgcagtgctgagaatcatccaccacctaaataatacctgctctgtggtggtcctgtgggggtcctgactattgaagaacagcatgaaagggggtaacaaagcatgcagagaaacagatggactacagtcagtaattgtagaactacaaagtgcttctatatggtaagtggagctgataaaatggacagtgagtgtagaaacaaggaggtggttttaatgttatggctgatcggtgtatatacgaCAAATAAAGGGATTCTATCTATTCTTCTACCGTGGGACagttttttgactgaatgggcacaaatgccACAaaagacacattccaaaaagttcaacaagcacatggtcaggtgtccacttactttgtGGAATACGATGTATTATAGTTCCTGGCCTGCTTGATTTTTGTTTTGAGGACAAATAAtgcagcttttttttattataaagtcTTTTCTGCTATAAAAAAGGCCAGATGTGACGGTTCCCCTCTAAACACTCATGTTTTTGAACGGTATGCTTGAGCATATGGTTGCGTTTATGTTTTAAATGGTGAGTAATCAGAGCCGGCACACTGTCCTAACACTCGGCACTTCCTGTTATAATCAGATTATCGCTCACAGTGTTGTAATGCCGATCAGCGTCAGTCAGATGCTCAAATCCGTACAGATGCTAATTATAGCTTTCTGCAGACGGAGCCATAATTCACCCTCTATTACCAATTAATCTGAGCAGCCGCTTAATTCACGGCGTATTTCATCAACACAAAGTGCATTAACGCACGCCTGCGTAACTCAGTTCAGCTCTGACAGTAACGAGGAAATAGTGGCCCATTAGCTACATTATGTACTACATTACCTACAGATCGGGCGACGTTATGAACGACTCCATACGTGTTTTCCTCCACCTGAACCTTACATAAGAGGATGGGTGTGTATAGTTTTGGCCTGACCGGAACATGAATCCAGAACATGACGACCTGGCTGGATTATGAAACGTCTCCTCACGTGTGTTTTCCTTTGTTCTTTATTAATTTGACTCAAAAATACCAAAAGCAGATGTTGGCGGGAGCAGTTTTTCTTCTGCAACATGTTTAGGGTTTTAGAGAGCTCTTTATTTACacgttttatttattacttgcaTAAAAGACTAGAATCTGGGCTTGGTTAATTCCCCCAAACTGACAAATATGCGATAAGAAATGTCATTTAATGTTTTGGTGGACTAAtttgattgtattttataaaaatcGAAGCATTTGTTGCctgcaacatttacattttcggcatttagcagacatttttatccaaagcgacttacagttatgactgaacacaatttttgagcaattgagggttaagggccttgctcaggggcccaacagtggaaacttggcggtggtggggcttgaaccggcaaccttctgattactggtccagtaccttaaccactgagctatcactgcaacacactcaaaaaagttgggatggggcaaaataatattaaaaagttCATAACACTGTTtttagatatactgtatatacattttgtttatgcttttttctctcctctttttctccctttttagcacgtcaaATCTCatgattgcgtcacgcttcctctccaccaatgccgatccccgctctgaggTTCCGGTTCcagggtgtgtttttaccgctgtgccacctgagccgcCCAAGTTCCACAGCTTGTGCCACTTTGTGGTAAACTTAATGGGAGAATCTTTCATCTTTAATCcgttaaaaaaacacattttccatctaatgtacataatattgtgaaaagaattCTCGACAGAGATTAGTGCTGTCTAAGCAGTGCAAGGCCAGGAAACActgctgtatgtgtgtgacggcattgcatgagaaaccatccaTCACCAGCTATCGTGACAAACATGAGCTTAAAAGTACTTTAGAAAACCGTCGTCACTCAGCGCAGGCAGCCacagcatcaagaaatgcaacctgaaactatgTTATGCATAAAGAAAGCCGTACATCAATCTGATGCAGAAACGCAGCAGAGTTTGCCAAGCTAGGTCAGAGctaatctcagatggaccaaaaaatAGCGAAAacatgttctgtggtcagatgactTCACGGTTTATCTTCTTTTTGAGAAAAACAGGTGCTGAGTTCTCCGTGCCAAAGACTAATAATGTTATCAGCAAAAAGTGCAGAAGACGTCTATCATGGTACGGGGTGCATCTCTTCTGGAATGTCTTGGATTGTGGTATAGTATTTTTGTTGAAACTTTAAGGGTTTGGACTCATGCTACTGAACTTAAGCATGGTGTTCAACTAGCTTAACTGGCTAACCaatatatttgattgttttgttgaCAGAGTACCAGCCAAGCTGATGTTGGACAATGTTATTTCATTAATGAATGTTGTTCTCATAGTGTTTTATGGCTAAATGAAGTTGCACATTAATGTATGGACATGCCAGTAAGTCCTttaagacatttacatttgaaaccAACTGGAAAAGCCAAAATGCATCACAAACCATTAAAACCAGAAACCCAAGAACCAGACGTGATCTTCTAACCTGTACTGAACTCTGGAGAAAGTCTTTCACAAGTCTAACTGTaagttacaccgatcagccataacattaaaaccacctccttgtttctacactcactgtcaatttaatcagctccacttaccatatagaagcactttgtagttctacaattactgactgtagtccatctgtttctctgcatgcttccccacaggaccaccacaggaccaccacagagcaggtattatttacatggtgggtcatcctcagcactgcagtgacactgacatggtggtggtgtgttagtgtgtgttgtgctggtttgagtggatcagacacagcagcgctgatgggagtttttaaacaccttactgtcactgctggactgagaatagtccaccaaccaaaaatatccagccaacagcgtcccgtgggcagcgtcctgtgaccactgatgaaggtctagaagatgaccgactcaaacagcagcaatagatgagcgatcgtctctgacttcacatctacaaggtggaccaactaggtaggagtgtctaatagagtggacagtgagtggacacggtatttaaaaactccagcagtgctgctgtgtctgatccactcataccagcacaacacacactaacacaccaccaccatgtcagtgtcactgcagtgctgagaatcatccaccacctaaataatacctgctctgtggtggtcctgtgggggtcctgaccattgaagaacaggaggacacaaagtgcttctatatggtaagtggagctgataaaatggacagtagagtgtagaagcaaggaggtggttttaatgttatggctgatcagtgtatatcatcatcatcatcatcgtcctcatcatcatctcatgAGCTTACCTACAGGCCTGCTGTGATCCAGCCTGGCTAAATGGATGGATTTTTCTTGTGAGTTGATCCTTTCTCTCTCCTCGATGATACGCACTAGAAGGTCCAGCAAATTTCGCTTGCCCTTGTTCGTCCCTTCTCTGCTGTCCAAGCACCGGCTGGAGGTGACGAGCAAAAGAATTACACCCAACAGTATGTGCCATCTCTTCTCAGCCTGCATGGCTTTTCAGcctgataaacacacacacacacacaaaagcagcCAGTCAGAACACATCTGGATCAGAAAGTTCGACATCCCATAGCGTTACACCTCACCGTATTCCCACATCGCGCTGAGTATTAATCATTGTATTAAGGAACTAGACATCTGACATCGAGGTCACTAGACGTGCCACGACCCAAATCCATCAAACAAGCTAAAGCTTATACACTTGTtgagcaatgctggcagcaattTAACCCACACAGTCATTATTTATTCCttcttaaatatttttttgtattatttgtataCTGATATAGGTGTATGCACAAAGTTTGGAAACCCCAACAAAAttccatatacagtagacccttgagttacgaacggtttaccatacgaacaaatttcggattacgtgacgtcacaaacagGTTGACTCcgagcatctctctctctctctctttctctctccctctctctctctctctctctctctctctctatatatatatatatatacaggtgtatatatatatatatatatatatatatatatatatatatatatatatatatatatatatatacagtatatatatatacagtgagcaaacattcggacagcggacagtgttttttcggtgttgtctttatattttgtaaaattcaatattaaaatggccccaaataaggtgcagagtaagcgcagtggtgagaaaatgaacaaatctattactgttcgttgttgtataattactcctgccagtaggtgtcactgtgtatcagacagaggggacagtgagtgagagagaagaaggaattcggctcagtaaagtattctttctttcgtgcaattacacctacaaaatacaacactactgaaataaagaaggaaataatagagaaatatgagagttattgttgtttctggtagatacattttatataaaaagaaggaaatgtattatggtgtatggtacagcacacgtactgtactgaaatgaaatgtgtgttttatgtacagtacagtactactgtgtattgttgtttattattgtt is part of the Trichomycterus rosablanca isolate fTriRos1 chromosome 7, fTriRos1.hap1, whole genome shotgun sequence genome and harbors:
- the alkal1 gene encoding ALK and LTK ligand 1 isoform X1, translated to MQAEKRWHILLGVILLLVTSSRCLDSREGTNKGKRNLLDLLVRIIEERERINSQEKSIHLARLDHSRPVEIVLRDVSIKDKFIKHFTAGPVKFSSECRTHFHRIYHNTKDCAQPAYYKRCARLLTRLAMSPLCAQP
- the alkal1 gene encoding ALK and LTK ligand 1 isoform X2 produces the protein MQAEKRWHILLGVILLLVTSSRCLDSREGTNKGKRNLLDLLVRIIEERERINSQEKSIHLARLDHSRPVEIVLRDVSIKDKFIKHFTGPVKFSSECRTHFHRIYHNTKDCAQPAYYKRCARLLTRLAMSPLCAQP